In Mastigocladopsis repens PCC 10914, a single window of DNA contains:
- a CDS encoding slr1957 family protein — protein sequence MKHYRNEWIEIWCQENGWTDLFEERCNNYWAFPPGAVMPEPIPTHTLRLIKSQNGLTYEEKFWSISAVIGTFIAVISTYLLKCPMPLVLAFAFDAVTAAQLEVE from the coding sequence ATGAAACATTATCGTAATGAATGGATTGAGATATGGTGCCAAGAAAATGGCTGGACAGATTTATTTGAGGAGCGGTGTAACAACTACTGGGCATTTCCTCCAGGGGCAGTTATGCCTGAACCAATTCCGACTCACACCCTGAGATTGATTAAATCTCAAAACGGACTAACATATGAGGAAAAATTCTGGTCGATATCAGCAGTCATTGGCACATTTATAGCCGTCATTTCTACGTACTTATTAAAATGTCCAATGCCTCTGGTTTTGGCTTTTGCTTTTGATGCAGTTACAGCAGCTCAACTTGAGGTAGAGTGA